A region of Streptomyces sp. WMMC500 DNA encodes the following proteins:
- a CDS encoding HK97 family phage prohead protease produces the protein MRPEVITVQNSAVTAGGTHEGRTISGTLATYGMRVHPHGPWYAVRLSPGALRIPAELSAVKLLDSHDDRAIIGSLAELDDDGGRVRGVFRVATTAAATDVLTLVSEGHVDGLSVGYRVLDGREVIEQEEEVFEVTAAELFEVSVVGWPADSTARIGEITQTRENAMPVETPAAPDTAPETLTRADLETAVTHAVSTALATQAPPPAVDVLEGAQTTARAASGGRAGPPVLRTADGRVIAVQARDRARSQYPGVWTPDGRYITAGDYLAAWARAVGPEGDSGEFSAIRAALADEITTDVPGLLPTSIIGELLGRPTGRRRLWDSLSMKDMPMVGEKFSRPKLTQNTAVNPQTAQKTEVASQKMTVTLEDVQKTTLAGALDIAYQVIDWTSPAFLNEVVRNFVAVYMARTDLLAATNLNAAATGGPVAWDGTPAGLNTALATAAGLVYESIPTGADAIPNTVWISTDVWVRLAGLTDTTGRPLLPYLSPSNASGQLDVSDPETGITNSPFRWVISKNLPDATMIVGDAELTESYENGRRFLQAERPDVLGRDLAYMGYVATYFPYPASLVRVTVPAPAPARAAK, from the coding sequence ATGCGGCCTGAAGTCATCACGGTACAAAACTCCGCCGTCACCGCCGGCGGAACGCATGAGGGCCGGACTATCTCCGGGACACTGGCGACGTACGGAATGCGCGTCCACCCGCACGGCCCCTGGTACGCCGTAAGGCTCTCCCCGGGCGCGCTGAGAATCCCCGCGGAACTGTCCGCCGTGAAGCTGCTCGACTCGCATGACGACCGCGCCATTATCGGCTCACTCGCCGAACTGGACGACGACGGCGGACGGGTCCGGGGAGTCTTCCGGGTAGCGACCACCGCCGCCGCCACGGACGTGCTCACGCTCGTATCCGAGGGGCACGTAGACGGCCTGTCGGTGGGATACCGCGTCCTCGACGGCCGGGAAGTCATCGAGCAAGAGGAAGAAGTTTTCGAGGTCACCGCGGCCGAACTCTTCGAGGTCTCGGTAGTCGGGTGGCCCGCGGACTCCACCGCGCGCATCGGAGAAATCACACAGACAAGGGAGAATGCAATGCCCGTAGAGACTCCGGCCGCGCCGGACACCGCCCCCGAGACGCTTACCCGCGCAGACCTGGAAACCGCCGTCACGCACGCCGTGAGCACGGCCCTGGCGACACAGGCCCCGCCCCCGGCCGTGGACGTGCTGGAGGGAGCGCAGACAACCGCCAGGGCCGCCAGCGGCGGCCGGGCCGGGCCGCCCGTGCTCCGCACCGCGGACGGCCGTGTCATCGCAGTACAGGCCCGGGACCGGGCCCGCAGTCAGTACCCGGGGGTGTGGACCCCGGACGGCCGGTACATCACCGCGGGTGACTACCTCGCGGCATGGGCCCGCGCGGTCGGCCCCGAGGGTGACAGCGGCGAATTCTCCGCCATTCGCGCAGCTCTGGCCGACGAGATCACCACCGATGTTCCGGGACTCCTGCCCACGAGCATCATTGGCGAACTACTGGGCCGCCCGACCGGCAGGCGGCGGCTGTGGGATTCGCTGTCGATGAAGGACATGCCCATGGTGGGAGAGAAGTTCTCCCGCCCGAAGCTGACGCAGAACACCGCGGTCAATCCGCAGACGGCACAGAAGACCGAAGTGGCGTCGCAGAAGATGACGGTCACACTCGAAGATGTGCAGAAGACGACGCTGGCGGGTGCGCTCGATATCGCCTACCAGGTGATCGACTGGACTTCCCCGGCATTCCTGAACGAAGTGGTGCGGAACTTCGTAGCCGTCTACATGGCGCGCACTGACCTGCTGGCAGCAACGAACCTGAACGCGGCGGCTACCGGCGGGCCCGTTGCGTGGGACGGCACTCCGGCCGGTCTGAATACCGCGCTGGCTACCGCCGCGGGTCTGGTCTACGAGTCCATTCCGACCGGTGCGGACGCCATTCCCAATACCGTCTGGATCAGCACGGACGTGTGGGTCAGACTCGCCGGACTGACTGACACCACGGGCCGCCCGCTGCTGCCCTACCTGTCTCCGTCGAATGCGTCGGGGCAACTCGACGTGTCCGACCCGGAAACCGGGATCACGAATTCGCCCTTCCGCTGGGTGATTTCCAAGAATCTGCCCGACGCCACGATGATCGTCGGTGATGCGGAACTGACCGAGAGCTACGAGAATGGCCGCCGTTTCCTTCAGGCGGAAAGGCCCGATGTCCTCGGCAGGGATCTCGCGTACATGGGATACGTCGCCACGTACTTCCCGTACCCGGCATCGCTCGTGCGGGTAACGGTCCCGGCCCCCGCTCCCGCACGCGCCGCGAAGTAG
- a CDS encoding folylpolyglutamate synthase/dihydrofolate synthase family protein, with protein sequence MSARDEPAGPDPDETPGGRDTPDSPDSPDDAAFDEIVDTETDRDPDLAVIEAGSRTLRTQAGPPAGDGVPAPPADPEVARALREAEAELLARWPETRIDPSLERIRALLDILGEPQRAYPSIHLTGTNGKSSTARMIEALLVACDLRTGRFTSPHLQSITERIGLDGAPIDAERFVETYRELKPYAEMVDARQEHPLSFFEMLTAMAFAAFAEAPVDVAVVEVGLGGTWDSTNVIDAAVAVVTPIAVDHSRLLGDTPGAIAADKAGIVKKTATSPGGGPGTVVIMAQQPVDAAQVLLKRAVEVDATVAREGMEFGVLSREVAVGGQLLTLRGLGGEYPEVFLPLHGEHMAHNAAVALAAVEAFFGVGSEHARSLDLDTVRRAFAGVTSPGRLEVVRTSPTVVLDAAHNPAGAQATAAGVQEAFGFSRLVGVVGTSRDKDVRGVLEAFEPIFTEVVVTRNSTTRAMDPDELAALAVEVFGSERVQVEPRLDDALEAAITLAEEEDEYAGAGVLVTGSVITAGEARLLLGST encoded by the coding sequence GTGAGCGCCCGCGATGAACCCGCAGGTCCCGACCCGGATGAGACTCCCGGCGGCCGGGACACCCCGGACAGCCCCGACAGCCCCGACGACGCAGCCTTCGACGAGATCGTCGACACCGAGACCGACCGCGACCCCGACCTGGCGGTCATCGAGGCCGGCAGTCGCACGCTGCGCACCCAGGCGGGCCCGCCCGCCGGCGACGGCGTGCCGGCGCCCCCGGCCGACCCCGAGGTGGCGCGCGCCCTGCGCGAGGCCGAGGCCGAGCTGCTGGCGCGCTGGCCGGAGACGCGCATCGACCCGTCGCTGGAGCGCATCCGCGCGCTGCTCGACATCCTCGGCGAGCCGCAGCGGGCGTACCCGTCGATCCACCTGACCGGCACGAACGGCAAGTCCTCCACGGCCCGGATGATCGAGGCGCTGCTGGTGGCGTGCGACCTGCGGACGGGGCGCTTCACCAGCCCGCACCTGCAGTCGATCACGGAGCGGATCGGCCTGGACGGGGCGCCGATCGACGCCGAGCGGTTCGTGGAGACGTACCGCGAGCTGAAGCCGTACGCGGAGATGGTCGACGCCCGGCAGGAGCACCCGCTGTCGTTCTTCGAGATGCTCACCGCGATGGCCTTCGCCGCGTTCGCCGAGGCCCCGGTGGACGTCGCGGTCGTCGAGGTCGGCCTCGGCGGCACCTGGGACAGCACGAACGTCATCGACGCCGCCGTCGCCGTCGTCACCCCCATCGCCGTCGACCACAGCAGGCTGCTCGGGGACACCCCCGGCGCCATCGCCGCGGACAAGGCGGGGATCGTGAAGAAGACCGCGACGTCCCCGGGCGGCGGCCCCGGCACCGTCGTGATCATGGCCCAGCAGCCCGTCGACGCCGCGCAGGTCCTGCTGAAGCGGGCCGTAGAGGTGGACGCGACGGTGGCGCGCGAGGGCATGGAGTTCGGCGTGCTGAGCCGGGAGGTCGCCGTCGGCGGGCAGTTGCTGACGCTGCGCGGCCTCGGCGGCGAGTACCCCGAGGTCTTCCTGCCGCTGCACGGCGAGCACATGGCGCACAACGCCGCGGTCGCGCTCGCCGCCGTCGAGGCGTTCTTCGGCGTCGGCTCGGAGCACGCCCGCAGCCTCGACCTCGACACCGTCCGGCGCGCCTTCGCCGGCGTCACCTCGCCGGGCCGCCTGGAGGTCGTACGGACCTCGCCCACCGTCGTCCTCGACGCCGCCCACAACCCGGCAGGCGCGCAGGCCACCGCCGCGGGCGTGCAGGAGGCGTTCGGCTTCAGCCGGCTCGTCGGCGTCGTCGGCACCAGCAGGGACAAGGACGTGCGGGGCGTGCTGGAGGCGTTCGAGCCGATCTTCACCGAGGTCGTCGTCACCCGGAACTCGACCACCCGCGCCATGGACCCGGACGAGCTGGCCGCCCTCGCCGTCGAGGTCTTCGGCAGCGAGCGCGTGCAGGTCGAGCCGCGCCTCGACGACGCCCTGGAGGCGGCGATCACCCTGGCGGAGGAGGAGGACGAGTACGCGGGCGCGGGCGTGCTGGTCACCGGCTCCGTGATCACCGCAGGAGAAGCCCGGCTGCTGCTCGGCAGCACATAG
- a CDS encoding phage terminase large subunit family protein, whose amino-acid sequence MGTPYMPWQRQVVNTALEVGPDGRLRYSLIVVTVPRQSGKTTLLASIFAHAMLTRSRARCWLTAQKREDARDTWGELSSLIETSPLAEITRRRNANGQEMLSVPLLGSTLRPFHAGDERALHGKQSDRVLCDEAFAFSREQGRAILQAVVPTQATRPDAQTWVVSTAGTAASTWLWDYVRDARERLSTPGGGTGRMAFFEWGIPADTEDLTDLDVYAAHHPALGHTIGRDALETAAELLSPAEFARAYGNFWTQTESWALAPALWDGARTAVPLDMSGPLSFAAEVSADRKSSVIAVAGQRSDGQGLAAEIVDFRDGIAWVAPRILELAERWNPAAVVVDPGSPAGTVYRRLSEQRDMRLPMVDVTAGTLVDAHTEFLDGLVSGAYAHRTHKRLDAAVRAATTRLLRETSVFSRLVAEDGTTPAPLLAAMLALYGLSHPPAAFPAELVTAA is encoded by the coding sequence ATGGGCACGCCGTATATGCCGTGGCAGCGGCAGGTGGTGAATACCGCCCTGGAAGTCGGCCCCGATGGCCGACTGAGGTATTCCCTGATTGTGGTGACGGTCCCGCGGCAGTCGGGGAAGACAACGCTGCTGGCGAGCATCTTCGCGCACGCGATGCTCACCAGGTCGCGGGCCCGCTGCTGGCTCACCGCACAGAAACGCGAGGATGCGCGCGACACGTGGGGCGAGCTGTCCAGCCTGATCGAAACTTCCCCGCTGGCCGAGATCACGCGTCGGCGCAATGCGAACGGGCAGGAAATGCTGTCGGTGCCGCTACTCGGCTCGACGCTGCGCCCCTTTCACGCGGGTGACGAACGGGCTTTGCACGGAAAGCAGAGTGACCGGGTCCTCTGCGATGAGGCATTCGCCTTCTCGCGGGAGCAAGGGCGCGCCATTCTGCAAGCGGTGGTCCCGACACAGGCGACGCGGCCCGATGCCCAGACATGGGTGGTGAGCACGGCCGGGACAGCCGCTAGCACGTGGTTGTGGGACTACGTGCGCGACGCACGCGAGCGACTGTCGACCCCGGGCGGCGGCACCGGGCGTATGGCGTTCTTCGAGTGGGGCATTCCCGCGGACACCGAGGACCTGACGGACCTGGACGTATACGCCGCACATCACCCGGCACTCGGGCACACCATCGGTCGGGATGCCCTGGAAACGGCGGCTGAGCTGCTGTCTCCGGCGGAGTTCGCGCGGGCTTACGGGAACTTCTGGACGCAGACGGAATCCTGGGCACTGGCACCCGCACTGTGGGACGGGGCCCGGACAGCGGTCCCGCTGGATATGTCGGGGCCGCTGTCGTTCGCCGCCGAGGTATCGGCGGACCGGAAATCGTCGGTCATCGCGGTGGCCGGACAACGCAGTGACGGGCAGGGCCTGGCCGCGGAGATTGTTGATTTCCGGGATGGAATCGCGTGGGTGGCGCCGCGGATTCTGGAACTGGCAGAGCGCTGGAATCCGGCCGCGGTGGTGGTGGACCCGGGGTCACCGGCGGGCACCGTGTACCGCAGATTGTCAGAGCAGCGTGATATGCGGCTGCCCATGGTCGACGTCACCGCCGGCACCCTGGTAGACGCACATACCGAATTCCTCGACGGACTTGTGTCCGGTGCCTATGCGCACCGGACCCATAAGCGGCTGGACGCGGCCGTGCGGGCGGCTACGACACGCCTCCTGCGGGAGACATCCGTGTTCTCCCGATTGGTCGCCGAGGACGGCACGACACCCGCGCCGCTGTTGGCCGCCATGCTGGCGCTCTATGGCCTCTCACACCCTCCCGCCGCATTCCCCGCGGAGCTGGTCACCGCGGCGTGA
- a CDS encoding DUF4233 domain-containing protein, which produces MRTLCASTLIGEILVIGLTGLVAMQQSDLSNGTIWAVSGAAMLLCLLVCGMLGRPGAVQVGWGLQIALIASGFVVPAMFFLGAVFAALWWASVYYGRIVDQAKAARARAAAEETDGAPA; this is translated from the coding sequence ATGCGCACGCTCTGTGCGAGCACGCTGATCGGCGAGATCCTCGTCATCGGCCTGACGGGTCTCGTCGCGATGCAGCAGTCCGACCTGTCGAACGGAACGATCTGGGCGGTCAGCGGCGCCGCCATGCTGCTGTGCCTGCTGGTCTGCGGCATGCTCGGCCGCCCCGGCGCCGTGCAGGTCGGCTGGGGCCTGCAGATCGCGCTGATCGCCTCCGGCTTCGTGGTGCCGGCGATGTTCTTCCTGGGCGCGGTCTTCGCCGCCCTGTGGTGGGCGTCGGTGTACTACGGCCGGATCGTCGACCAGGCCAAGGCGGCGCGGGCCCGCGCCGCCGCGGAGGAGACCGACGGCGCCCCGGCGTAG
- a CDS encoding phage portal protein, which yields MGLSDILRLRRRTSAIAAAEDVDIGRPVAPPAGNIAPALVSQMEAGMSNPLAFQAMGGCLTREIALAVPAVRRGVRVITTAIAQMPLTRWRGMDPMDPGPYLQQPEPSRAYVTTLTLTVEDLIMHPHAWWMVVHRDAAGYPLNVRRLEPELVTVETEYATGEVTRQYVAYQGRQVPQRDLIRFDGPDLGILRLGIVEILTALRLEMAARMYADPEVPSGYWKNSGEYPMKRDEITTFMAEWRAARARGSSAFANGSVDWVSVFMQPDQLQLVQGREEASAQIARLLNLPARYANAKSADSMTYSTIATEHRDLYDLSLQCYMAPIAQRLSMPDLNGTPRGQRVAFDADVFLRSEPRDRAEVGEILIRSGQSTAEEQRQEQGKPPLPTEEDSANAA from the coding sequence ATGGGCCTTTCCGACATTCTCCGGCTGCGGCGCCGTACGAGCGCTATCGCAGCGGCCGAAGATGTCGACATCGGGCGCCCGGTCGCGCCACCGGCAGGGAACATCGCCCCCGCACTCGTCTCGCAGATGGAAGCGGGGATGTCGAATCCGCTCGCCTTTCAGGCGATGGGCGGGTGCCTTACCCGGGAAATCGCCCTGGCCGTGCCCGCGGTGCGCCGCGGCGTGCGGGTCATCACCACGGCCATTGCGCAAATGCCCCTCACCCGCTGGCGCGGAATGGACCCGATGGATCCCGGCCCCTATCTCCAGCAACCCGAACCCTCGCGCGCGTACGTGACGACGCTCACTCTCACCGTGGAAGACCTGATCATGCACCCGCATGCGTGGTGGATGGTGGTCCACCGCGATGCGGCCGGATACCCCCTGAATGTGCGACGCCTCGAACCAGAGCTAGTGACCGTCGAGACCGAATACGCCACGGGGGAGGTGACCCGGCAATACGTCGCCTACCAGGGTCGCCAAGTGCCGCAGCGGGACCTTATCCGCTTCGACGGCCCGGACCTCGGGATTCTGCGGCTTGGGATTGTCGAGATCCTGACCGCGCTGCGGCTAGAGATGGCGGCCCGCATGTATGCGGATCCCGAGGTTCCGTCCGGCTACTGGAAAAACTCCGGTGAGTACCCCATGAAGCGGGACGAGATCACCACGTTCATGGCCGAATGGCGGGCCGCACGCGCACGCGGATCCTCCGCATTCGCAAACGGGTCCGTCGACTGGGTGTCGGTCTTCATGCAGCCTGACCAACTTCAGCTTGTGCAGGGCCGGGAGGAAGCCAGCGCACAGATTGCGCGACTGCTCAACCTTCCGGCCCGCTACGCGAACGCCAAGAGCGCGGATTCGATGACGTATAGCACCATCGCCACGGAACACCGGGACCTGTACGACCTGTCTCTTCAGTGCTACATGGCCCCCATCGCGCAGCGGCTATCCATGCCCGACCTGAACGGCACGCCGCGGGGACAGCGGGTCGCATTCGACGCTGATGTCTTCCTGCGCAGTGAGCCGAGGGACCGCGCGGAAGTCGGCGAAATCCTGATCCGCTCCGGCCAGTCCACCGCCGAGGAACAGCGCCAGGAGCAAGGGAAGCCGCCACTGCCCACCGAGGAGGACTCCGCCAATGCGGCCTGA
- a CDS encoding phage tail tape measure protein: protein MAGRPANLTIRVTSDSRQAQRDMREMPGRVSGMMDSLKSAGPAAAAAAGAAIGAAIIGAFSEALDQRRITATLGAQLGATPKQAKRYGEIAGDLLAKGITADFQTASDSIGEVMRAGLLDPTATDKQIRQMATKVSDLATTFGQESSQIARSVSQMLKTGMADSAAEAFDILTRGFQTGGNAADDLLDTFSEYSTQFRKLGLDGADAMGLISQGLKGGARDADVVADALKEFSIRAVDGSESTKRGFDAIGLSADEMARKFGTGGDTAKRALDETIDRLRAMKDPVDQSRAAVDLFGTQAEDLGAALFSLDPSEAVNSLGKVGGAAGRMGKTLRSGRTDVQQLYSRLKQEFVESINNHAIPALSRFGRWVNRNRDSLAAIVAFVNARFVLAWNAIKAVADQVSGAYRRNEKELRPLTGALKSAWRLVSKNLIPILTKLGTKVGTLVGFYLAGLISAIAAVVTFISWLVDWIKSAVSWLAELGRWLSRIKPPGWLSDLAGSIGGIFSAAPFSGGPDTGNGIRTLTAAETRAISVPTVMTMSRPAPVVNVYIDGRQITGMVQRTVSGALATEGIRRRAGSRYT, encoded by the coding sequence ATGGCAGGACGACCGGCAAACCTCACCATTCGAGTCACGTCTGATTCGCGGCAGGCTCAGCGCGATATGCGGGAGATGCCCGGCCGCGTGTCGGGCATGATGGACAGTCTCAAATCAGCAGGGCCCGCTGCGGCGGCAGCGGCCGGGGCCGCCATTGGTGCCGCGATTATCGGCGCATTCTCCGAGGCACTTGACCAGCGGCGCATCACGGCCACCTTGGGCGCCCAACTCGGTGCCACCCCGAAACAGGCGAAACGATACGGAGAGATTGCCGGGGATCTCCTCGCCAAGGGGATCACCGCGGACTTTCAAACAGCGTCGGATTCCATCGGTGAAGTCATGCGCGCGGGTCTGCTCGACCCGACAGCGACGGACAAACAGATTCGACAGATGGCTACGAAGGTCTCGGACCTAGCCACCACTTTCGGACAAGAGTCCTCTCAGATCGCACGGTCTGTTTCCCAAATGCTGAAGACCGGCATGGCGGATAGTGCAGCGGAAGCGTTCGACATTCTGACCCGGGGTTTTCAGACCGGAGGTAATGCGGCAGATGATTTGCTGGACACGTTCAGTGAATACTCGACGCAGTTCCGGAAGTTGGGACTTGACGGTGCGGACGCCATGGGCCTCATTTCGCAGGGACTCAAGGGTGGTGCCCGCGATGCGGATGTAGTCGCAGATGCGCTCAAGGAATTCTCTATTCGCGCAGTGGATGGCTCTGAGTCCACCAAGAGGGGTTTTGACGCAATCGGCCTGAGCGCGGACGAGATGGCCCGGAAGTTCGGGACCGGTGGCGATACCGCGAAACGTGCTCTGGACGAAACCATTGACCGCCTCCGCGCCATGAAGGATCCGGTCGACCAATCCCGCGCGGCAGTCGACCTATTCGGAACTCAGGCCGAGGATCTGGGAGCGGCCCTCTTTTCTCTGGATCCCTCGGAAGCGGTGAATTCCCTCGGGAAGGTCGGGGGCGCCGCGGGCCGGATGGGGAAAACGCTGAGAAGTGGCCGGACGGATGTCCAGCAGCTTTACTCCAGACTGAAACAAGAGTTTGTCGAGAGCATCAACAATCACGCCATCCCGGCCCTTAGCAGATTCGGGCGGTGGGTGAACCGCAACCGCGATTCCCTCGCCGCCATCGTGGCGTTCGTGAACGCGCGATTCGTTCTCGCCTGGAATGCCATCAAGGCGGTTGCAGATCAGGTCTCCGGTGCCTACCGGAGAAACGAGAAGGAACTCCGGCCGCTGACAGGCGCGTTGAAAAGCGCTTGGCGCTTGGTATCCAAGAACCTCATTCCCATCCTGACCAAGTTGGGAACGAAGGTAGGGACCCTCGTGGGTTTCTATCTCGCGGGACTCATCAGCGCCATTGCCGCGGTAGTCACCTTTATTTCGTGGCTGGTGGACTGGATCAAATCCGCCGTGAGCTGGCTCGCGGAACTCGGCAGATGGCTCAGCAGGATTAAACCGCCAGGATGGCTGTCCGATCTCGCGGGGAGCATTGGCGGCATTTTCTCTGCCGCTCCCTTCAGCGGCGGCCCCGACACCGGAAACGGAATCCGCACGCTTACCGCGGCCGAGACCCGAGCAATCAGCGTCCCGACTGTCATGACCATGAGCCGGCCCGCGCCCGTTGTGAACGTCTATATCGACGGACGGCAGATCACAGGAATGGTGCAGCGCACCGTATCCGGCGCGCTGGCCACTGAGGGAATCCGGCGCCGCGCGGGATCGAGGTACACGTAA
- the ndk gene encoding nucleoside-diphosphate kinase — MSQRTLVLLKPDAVRRGLVGEIIGRIERKAGWSIAALELRTLDRSILEQHYAEHVGRPFYEPLVEFMASGPVVALVVEGERVIEGVRTLSGPTDPIAAAPGSIRGDFGTIVRENLVHASDSEESAARELKLFFPDLA; from the coding sequence ATGAGCCAGCGCACGCTCGTCCTCCTCAAGCCCGACGCGGTACGCCGCGGGCTGGTCGGCGAGATCATCGGCCGGATCGAGCGGAAGGCCGGCTGGTCGATCGCCGCGCTCGAGCTGCGCACCCTCGACCGCTCGATCCTGGAGCAGCACTACGCCGAGCACGTGGGCCGGCCGTTCTACGAGCCGTTGGTGGAGTTCATGGCCTCGGGACCGGTCGTCGCGCTCGTGGTCGAGGGCGAGCGGGTCATCGAGGGAGTCCGTACCCTGTCCGGGCCGACCGACCCGATCGCCGCCGCGCCCGGCAGCATCCGCGGCGACTTCGGCACCATCGTCCGCGAGAACCTCGTGCACGCCTCCGACTCCGAGGAATCCGCCGCGCGCGAGCTGAAGCTGTTCTTCCCCGACCTGGCCTGA
- a CDS encoding site-specific integrase, whose translation MAGHIMAMVRRLDVEPTELPENAVHLHFRGRAVSAKTCKVYEDSRKAFARWLDNGACIFRDGSPKRITEYADEDVARFHRRLCTSKSETTADRYAHQVAMIAREAGKLARDLTEDDLYDHIQDRDDKNQRSRGRPLRANSVSAKLAAMRAFLRVMHLPDITRDVRAEINLTGRDEAHTPPIPKETLKFLLDCAQLDAQDSSRAVAETGKRARTMLLLGSTNGLRIHEMLHIGRESLVWRDGTAYLELRKHKSGRRLPSVYLRASAQVVADLTENYRRKEKVCLSDWTPRKAAEWLVAFAIRHGVTGLRSHMLRARFGTSLYRESGNNLVAVKEYMRHKDIGTTQRYVVIEEDDPAHAAAFSLGSDWTATPPKVPAQPARGADWRPGEVTAGKPIAKATDAA comes from the coding sequence ATGGCCGGACACATCATGGCCATGGTCCGCCGACTCGACGTCGAACCCACCGAACTCCCCGAGAATGCCGTGCATTTGCACTTCCGGGGCCGCGCCGTATCCGCGAAGACCTGCAAGGTGTACGAGGACAGCCGGAAGGCATTCGCACGCTGGCTCGACAACGGGGCGTGCATCTTCCGGGACGGCAGCCCGAAGCGGATCACGGAATACGCCGACGAAGATGTCGCCCGCTTCCACCGGCGGCTGTGCACGTCGAAATCCGAGACGACAGCGGACCGCTACGCACATCAGGTCGCGATGATCGCGCGGGAGGCGGGAAAGCTCGCGCGGGACCTCACCGAGGACGACCTGTACGACCACATCCAAGACCGTGACGACAAGAACCAGCGCTCTAGGGGCCGCCCTCTGCGCGCCAACTCGGTTAGTGCCAAGCTGGCCGCCATGCGCGCATTCCTCCGGGTCATGCACCTGCCGGACATCACCCGGGACGTGCGCGCAGAAATCAACCTGACCGGGAGGGATGAGGCGCACACGCCGCCCATCCCCAAGGAGACCCTGAAGTTTCTGCTCGACTGCGCGCAACTCGACGCACAAGACAGCTCGCGCGCGGTCGCAGAAACGGGAAAGCGGGCACGCACGATGCTGCTGCTCGGCTCCACCAACGGACTCCGCATCCACGAAATGCTGCACATCGGGCGGGAAAGTCTCGTCTGGCGTGACGGCACCGCCTATCTGGAACTCCGCAAGCACAAGTCGGGCCGGCGTCTTCCGTCCGTGTATCTGCGCGCCTCTGCTCAGGTCGTGGCAGACCTCACCGAGAACTATCGCCGAAAGGAAAAGGTATGTCTCTCGGACTGGACGCCGAGGAAGGCTGCTGAATGGCTCGTGGCGTTCGCCATAAGGCATGGCGTAACGGGACTGCGCAGTCACATGCTCCGGGCCCGGTTCGGAACGTCGCTGTACCGCGAGAGCGGAAACAACCTGGTGGCCGTCAAGGAGTACATGCGGCACAAGGACATCGGGACCACGCAGAGGTACGTCGTCATAGAGGAGGACGACCCCGCGCATGCAGCGGCATTCTCGCTCGGGTCGGATTGGACGGCTACGCCGCCCAAGGTGCCCGCACAACCCGCCCGCGGTGCCGATTGGCGGCCCGGTGAGGTAACGGCCGGTAAGCCGATAGCCAAAGCCACGGACGCCGCCTAG